One Tubulanus polymorphus chromosome 5, tnTubPoly1.2, whole genome shotgun sequence DNA segment encodes these proteins:
- the LOC141905913 gene encoding monocarboxylate transporter 14-like, with product MQEEKSSSLETVIVILAGTATLFIAGGNYGDGILVAEWVEYFHRGSGVTSWLGTVIIGIGLCGAPVVSLLVKRFGFRKVFFIASIINASAITVTSFVYNFYLAIALRVIAGCGLAVQQDCTFPYVLCRFPKHTAIAQAILGVGFSGGGFTFPFIINYCLKQYGWRGCCLIIGGIASQQCALGLLFRHWSNKPLPEHEENQEVLLEQSDGDNNKRFRDLHQLDLFKRKMFIAFVIHSFILHASASVIYVHIVSGSNLLMGISIEQARFTLSSIALANLVGRFVIALMTKHPRIDSLTVHVILNTFLAIQVGVIPFMKGYTAALAVSASIGFLLSGYGCLFPLILVDLFGNDYLYMSYAYSICFGGVGFLLGAPVAGWIYDTTGNYAVSFYSCAGLVILSVLILIPDWIVHIKKLMKTDQTKDHKETIISANYIASLRSLS from the exons ATGCAAGAAGAAAAGAGCAGCTCTTTAGAAACAGTCATTGTTATATTAGCAGGAACGGCTACTTTATTTATTGCTGGTGGGAATTACGGAGATGGTATTCTAGTCGCGGAATgggttgaatattttcatcgcGGTAGCGGAGTTACATCATGGCTCGGTACTGTTATCATAGGCATCGGTCTATGCGGAG ctCCTGTTGTCAGCCTGCTCGTGAAGAGATTCGGTTTTCGAAAGGTTTTCTTCATCGCTTCAATAATCAACGCCTCAGCAATAACCGTGACGTCATTTGTGTATAATTTCTACCTCGCTATAGCACTACGTGTAATTGCAG GATGTGGACTCGCTGTTCAGCAGGATTGTACGTTCCCTTATGTTCTATGCCGATTCCCCAAACATACAGCCATCGCGCAGGCCATATTAGGAGTCGGTTTTTCGGGAGGAGGTTTTACTTTCCCGTTTATCATAAACTACTGTTTGAAGCAGTACGGTTGGCGCGGATGCTGTTTGATTATCGGTGGTATCGCGTCTCAACAGTGCGCTCTAGGACTTCTGTTCCGTCACTGGTCAAATAAACCACTTCCAGAACACGAGGAAAACCAAGAAGTATTACTGGAACAGAGCGATGGTGACAACAACAAAAGATTTCGTGATCTTCACCAATTAGATCTTTTTAAACGGAAAATGTTTATAGCTTTTGTGATACATTCGTTTATCTTACACGCGTCTGCATCAGTTATTTATGTGCACATCGTATCAGGATCCAATCTGTTAATGGGAATTTCGATAGAGCAGGCTAGATTTACTTTATCGTCGATAGCCTTAGCGAATTTAGTCGGTCGATTCGTTATAGCTTTAATGACCAAACATCCTCGGATTGATTCGCTTACTGTACATGTAATACTGAACACATTTCTGGCGATTCAAGTTGGTGTGATACCATTTATGAAGGGTTATACGGCAGCCCTGGCAGTCAGCGCTTCTATCGGCTTTCTGTTATCCGGTTATGGCTGTCTATTTCCACTGATACTTGTGGATTTATTCGGAAATGATTACTTATACATGTCATACGCGTACAGTATATGTTTCGGCGGTGTAGGCTTTCTACTGGGAGCCCCTGTTGCAG GTTGGATTTACGACACAACTGGAAACTACGCCGTCTCGTTCTATTCCTGCGCTGGTTTAGTGATTCTAAGTGTTTTAATACTGATTCCCGATTGGATTGTACATATCAAGAAACTGATGAAAACCGACCAAACTAAAGACCATAAAGAGACGATTATCTCAGCGAATTATATCGCCAGTCTGCGGAGTCTTTCATGA